The Daucus carota subsp. sativus chromosome 2, DH1 v3.0, whole genome shotgun sequence genome includes a window with the following:
- the LOC108206596 gene encoding ubiquitin carboxyl-terminal hydrolase 20, with protein sequence MDTHLIVSGEEQNPPPDSLSSQQTLDGYLIKVPPPPTETLVNVDTPFPVPDESVNIEENGKEEEALLCPSPINTYSGYLFDDTKPLSSCFSTKKSRSCSPVFFDDKAPMVGAGLTNLGNTCFLNAIVQCFTHTVRLIEGLRSFDHVMPCDRNVDGFCLLCSFRAHVEYSLASVERVISPWKFVDNLSYFSSDFQKYQQEDAHEFLQCFLDRLESSCSDLKSKETTLCANNDNFVKQVFGGRLVSKLKCCNCDHISDTYEPSIDLSLEIKDVTTLQDALESFTKLEKIEDPDTKFMCENCKEEVSIEKQLILEEAPSVASFHLKRFENDGSYVEKIDKHVKFPLELDLQPYTSSQNSDAELKYELYAIVVHIGFSATSGHYYSFIRSAPDTWYKFDDSRVVRVREEFVLSQSAYILFYAKQGTPYFSSYLETIKPFLDPHGYETSPKSVLDDVDIHMSSPNIATTCNDKVNESSNTAHENEYASVSKDDQGVGVTYKNEVHEMSGVNYAIDESSDKDDRLGVDTTLQPGTSIPMKDNGNGMKVFSPSVLQEYDATSNADNPPQTPPRSSSPDIYKDESPEFKLYIQPSHRKLVNQVSNKKQLKKEVESAESLQARRLLKTMPGGRGKSLLAAMAGQFSEDAQRNKKRKRMQVTPNKYDSPSTTQRKDGLRSLARPLAAAYSR encoded by the exons ATGGATACCCATCTAATAGTTAGCGGTGAGGAGCAAAACCCACCTCCAGATTCACTTAGTTCACAGCAAACCCTTGATGGGTATTTGATCAAAGTACCTCCTCCACCTACAGAAACCCTAGTTAATGTGGACACCCCATTTCCTGTCCCTGATGAATCCGTAAATATTGAAGAAAATGGAAAGGAGGAAGAAGCTCTTCTGTGTCCTTCGCCGATTAATACGTATTCTGGGTATTTATTTGATGATACGAAGCCCTTGAGTTCTTGTTTTTCGACTAAGAAGTCGAGGTCTTGTTCTCCGGTTTTCTTTGATGATAAGGCGCCTATGGTG GGTGCAGGGCTGACAAATTTGGGAAACACTTGTTTTCTTAATGCGATTGTGCAATGCTTTACGCATACTGTAAGGCTTATTGAGGGTCTTCGGTCTTTTGATCATGTTATGCCTTGCGATC GTAATGTTGATGGATTCTGTTTGCTGTGTTCATTTCGTGCCCATGTTGAATATTCTTTGGCTTCTGTAGAGAGAGTTATATCCCCTTGGAAATTTGTGGACAACTTGAGTT ATTTTTCATCTGATTTCCAGAAGTATCAGCAAGAAGATGCACATGAATTCCTGCAATGCTTTCTTGATAGACTCGAGAGCTCTTGTAGTGATTTGAAGTCAAAGGAGACCACTTTGTGTGCAAATAATGATAACTTTGTCAAACAGGTTTTTGGTGGCCGCCTTGTAAGCAAG CTGAAATGTTGCAATTGTGACCACATATCTGACACTTATGAGCCTTCCATTGATTTGAGCCTGGAGATTAAAGACGTAACTACCCTCCAGGATGCTCTTGAATCATTTACAAAGCTTGAAAAGATAGAAGATCCAGATACAAAGTTTATGTGTGAAAATTGCAAGGAAGAAGTGTCAATTGAGAAGCAGCTTATACTAGAGGAGGCTCCTTCAGTTGCTTCTTTCCACTTAAAGAGATTCGAGAATGATGGCTCATATGTTGAGAAAATTGACAAGCATGTAAAGTTCCCGCTGGAACTGGACTTGCAACCCTACACTAGCAGTCAAAACAGTGAT GCTGAACTGAAGTATGAACTATATGCAATTGTGGTGCATATCGGATTCTCTGCTACTTCAGGGCATTACTACTCTTTCATTCGTTCTGCCCCAGACACTTGGTACAAGTTTGATGACTCAAGG GTTGTTCGGGTTCGAGAAGAATTTGTTCTTTCACAAAGcgcttatatattattttatgcaaAGCAGGGGACCCCCTATTTTTCGAGTTACTTGGAAACTATAAAACCCTTCTTAGATCCACATGGTTACGAAACATCACCCAAGTCGGTCTTAGATGATGTAGACATCCATATGTCATCTCCCAATATTGCAACTACTTGTAATGATAAAGTCAATGAAAGCAGTAATACTGCTCATGAAAATGAGTATGCCAGTGTATCAAAAGATGACCAGGGTGTTGGTGTTACATACAAAAATGAGGTTCATGAAATGAGTGGGGTCAATTATGCCATTGATGAGAGCAGTGACAAAGATGATAGACTTGGAGTGGACACCACATTGCAACCTGGAACAAGTATTCCAATGAAGGATAACGGTAATGGAATGAAAGTGTTTTCACCATCAGTTCTTCAAGAGTATGATGCTACAAGCAATGCTGATAACCCTCCTCAAACGCCACCAAGATCATCAAGCCCAGATATTTACAAAGATGAATCACCAG AATTTAAGTTATACATCCAGCCTAGTCATCGGAAGCTAGTAAaccaagtctctaacaaaaAGCAATTAAAAAAAGAGGTGGAGAGTGCTGAATCTTTACAGGCACGCAGATTGTTGAAAACAATGCCAGGCGGAAGGGGAAAGTCATTGTTGGCTGCCATGGCAGGGCAATTTAGTGAAGATGCACAGAGaaataaaaagagaaaaagaatgcAGGTGACTCCAAATAAATATGACAGTCCTTCAACAACTCAAAGAAAGGATGGCCTTCGTTCTCTAGCGCGGCCATTGGCTGCTGCATATTCCCGTTGA